The sequence TGAACTCTTGGCAAATCTACCAGCCTTCCATCAGGAAGTGGCAACCTTTGTTCATGGAGATCTCCATCATAAGAACTGGGTTGAGACCACGAGTGGCTTGGTCTATTTGACAGACTGGGAGACAGCCTGTGTCACTGACCGCATGATGGATGTGGCCTATCTCTTGACCCATTATGTGCCACGTCAGGCTTGGAAAGAATGGTTGAAGTCCTACGGTTATAAATACAACAAGACCGTTTTGGCAAAGGTGTATTGGTATGGTCAGTTGGGCTATCTCAATCAAATCACCAAACACGTAGAAAGTTATAATATGGAAGCGGCCAACAAGGAAATCTATGCGCTTCGTATGTTTAAAGAAGGGTATGTCATAGAAGATGAGAGTTAGAAACCGCAAAGGGGCACCGGAATTATTGGCCCAGTATCCCCAGTATGTTATTTTAAATCCAGAGGATTGCAAGGGAAAATGGGCTGACATTTTTGGAAATGATCATCCGATTCATATTGAAGTTGGCTCAGGAAAGGGGCGCTTCATTACGGGGATGGCTGCTCAAAATCCAGATATCAACTATATTGGGATTGATATTCAGTTGACGGTCTTGTCCTATGCCTTGGACCGTGTCGTAGAAGCAGGTTTGCCCAATATCAAACTCTTACAGGTGGATGGATCAAGTTTGACCAATTACTTTAATCCTGCAGAGATTGACTGTCTTTATCTGAATTTCTCAGATCCATGGCCCAAGAAACGCCATGAAAAGCGTCGTTTGACTTATAAGTCTTTCTTGGATACCTATAAGGAAATCTTGCCTGATAAGGGTGAAATTCATTTTAAAACAGATAACCGAGGCTTGTTTGAATACAGTTTAGCAAGTTTCTCACAATACGGCATGATCCTCAATCAAGTTTGGTTGGATTTGCACGCCAGTGATTTTGAAGGTAATGTCATGACGGAGTACGAAGAGAAATTCTCGAAAAAAGGTCAGGTCATCTACCGCGTTGAAGCGCAATTTCAATAAGGGAGTGGGAAAGAACTCGACTGGTCTAAAAAAGAGTTCGTCTTCCCACCCCCGCACAGTTGATTAGGTCAGATTTGGAGTGTAAAACACGAACAAATCTGCCAATCAACCACTGCGCTGAGATGTTGACACGAACTCTGAGTAGTGGAGCTGGGCTTTTTGCCCAGCCTTTTATTTTTTTTATTGCTGGATGAGGAAAACGGAAAGAGGGACTGTTTGGAATGGAAATGAAAGCAGGGCATCTTGGGGTGGAAGTTTGGTTAGATAAGCAAATAAAAATTCCAAGCAAAAACGTTTACAGGTTGGTGATTTATCGTTTTCCTTTACAGTTTGTCGCTTTTGTGGTAAAATTTAGGATAGAAATAAAGTGGAAAGGGGTTGACGTCAGTCAGCCCTTTATGTGTTAAGAAAAAGGAGGTAAAGATGACCAGTATTGTAGAAATCGTTACCCAAACCATCGAGCCAGTGATTCAGGCGCCCTATGAACTAGTGGATGTTGAGTACGGTAAGATGGGTGGGGACTATGTGCTATCCATCTTTATAGACAAGGAAGGTGGCATTAGTTTGCAGGACACGGCGGATTTATCAGAGTTGATTAGTCCCCTCTTGGATACCATCCAACCAGATCCCTTCCCTGATCAGTATATGTTGGAGGTGACCAGTCCAGGTTTGGAACGTCCCTTAAAAACAGCTGCTGCTCTTGAGCAGGCTGTTGGGAAGTATATTCATGTCAAACTTTATCAGGCTATTGACAAGGTTAAGATTTTTGAAGGAACACTCCTGTCATTTGATGGCGAGCAGCTAGAGTTAGAGTACCTAGATAAGACTCGTAAGAAACAAGTGACCATCCCGTATTCAACTGTTGCTAAGGCTCGTTTAGCCGTAAAATTTTAAGTAAGAAAGGACCTTTTGTTACAAAAGGAAATCATCATGAGTAAAGAAATGCTAGAAGCCTTCCGCGTTCTCGAGGAAGACATGGGTATTAACAAAGCAGACATTGTCGAAGCTGTTATGGAGTCTTTGCGTTCTGCTTACAAACGCCGTTATGGTCAGTCTGAATCAGCAGCCATCGAGTTTGATGAGAAAAAAGGAGACTTCCAAGTCTATACAGTTCGTGAAGTTGTTGATGAAGTATTTGATAGCCGCTTGGAAATCAGTTTGAAAGATGCCCTAGCGATTTCATCAGCCTATGAATTGGGAGATAAAATCAAATTTGCGGAATCTCCAGCTGAATTTGGTCGTGTTGCAGCCCAGTCTGCCAAACAGACCATTATGGAAAAAATGCGCAAGCAAAAACGTGCCATTACTTACAATACTTATAAGGCACACGAAAGTGAAATCATGTCTGGAACCGTAGAACGTTTTGACAATCGCTTCATTTACGTAAATTTGGGGACGATCGAAGCACAATTGTCCAAACAAGATCAAATTCCAGGCGAAGTTTTCCAATCTCATGACCGTATCGAAGTTTATGTTTATAAAGTAGAGGACAATGGTCGTGGTGTGAATGTCTTCGTAAGCCGTAGCCATCCAGAGATGATCAAGCGTCTCATGGAACAAGAAATTCCAGAAGTCTATGATGG is a genomic window of Streptococcus sp. 29896 containing:
- the nusA gene encoding transcription termination factor NusA, translating into MSKEMLEAFRVLEEDMGINKADIVEAVMESLRSAYKRRYGQSESAAIEFDEKKGDFQVYTVREVVDEVFDSRLEISLKDALAISSAYELGDKIKFAESPAEFGRVAAQSAKQTIMEKMRKQKRAITYNTYKAHESEIMSGTVERFDNRFIYVNLGTIEAQLSKQDQIPGEVFQSHDRIEVYVYKVEDNGRGVNVFVSRSHPEMIKRLMEQEIPEVYDGTVEIMSVSREAGDRTKVAVRSHNPNVDAIGTIVGRGGANIKKITSKFHPARYDAKNDRMVPTEENIDVIEWVADEAEFIYNALAPAEVDQVIFDTEDGKHATVVVPDDKLSLAIGRRGQNVRLAAHLTGFRIDIKSATEYEALEAAMYEEAEPAEIEEADAAE
- the rimP gene encoding ribosome maturation factor RimP translates to MTSIVEIVTQTIEPVIQAPYELVDVEYGKMGGDYVLSIFIDKEGGISLQDTADLSELISPLLDTIQPDPFPDQYMLEVTSPGLERPLKTAAALEQAVGKYIHVKLYQAIDKVKIFEGTLLSFDGEQLELEYLDKTRKKQVTIPYSTVAKARLAVKF
- the trmB gene encoding tRNA (guanosine(46)-N7)-methyltransferase TrmB; translated protein: MRVRNRKGAPELLAQYPQYVILNPEDCKGKWADIFGNDHPIHIEVGSGKGRFITGMAAQNPDINYIGIDIQLTVLSYALDRVVEAGLPNIKLLQVDGSSLTNYFNPAEIDCLYLNFSDPWPKKRHEKRRLTYKSFLDTYKEILPDKGEIHFKTDNRGLFEYSLASFSQYGMILNQVWLDLHASDFEGNVMTEYEEKFSKKGQVIYRVEAQFQ